From the genome of Glycine max cultivar Williams 82 chromosome 2, Glycine_max_v4.0, whole genome shotgun sequence, one region includes:
- the LOC100799142 gene encoding UDP-glucose 6-dehydrogenase 4: protein MVKICCIGAGYVGGPTMAVIALKCPEIEVVVVDIAAPRINAWNSDHLPIYEPGLDDVVKQCRGKNLFFSTDVEKHVAEADIVFVSVNTPTKTQGLGAGKAADLTYWESAARMIADVSKSDKIVVEKSTVPVKTAEAIERILTHNRKGINFTILSNPEFLAEGTAIADLFKPDRVLIGGRETPEGQKAIHSLKSVYAHWVPEDRILCTNLWSAELSKLAANAFLAQRISSVNAMSALCEATGADVSQVSHSIGTDSRIGPKFLNASVGFGGSCFQKDILNLVYICECNGLPEVANYWKQVIKVNDYQKMRFVNRVVSSMFNTVSGKKIAVLGFAFKKDTGDTRETPAIDVCKGLLGDKAKLSIYDPQVTEDQIMRDLAMKKFDWDHPAHLQPLSPTSNKQVSVVWDAYEAIKDAHGICVMTEWDEFKNLDYQKVYDSMQKPAFIFDGRNVVDVNKLREIGFIVYSIGKPLDSWLKDMPAVA, encoded by the coding sequence ATGGTAAAGATTTGCTGCATTGGAGCTGGCTATGTTGGTGGCCCAACCATGGCTGTGATTGCCTTGAAGTGTCCTGAGATCGAGGTGGTCGTGGTGGACATTGCTGCTCCACGAATCAACGCGTGGAACAGTGACCACCTCCCGATATACGAGCCCGGCCTTGATGATGTGGTGAAGCAGTGTAGGGGGAAGAATCTCTTCTTCAGCACTGATGTGGAGAAGCATGTTGCTGAGGCTGACATTGTCTTTGTCTCGGTGAACACACCGACAAAGACTCAGGGTCTTGGAGCCGGTAAGGCGGCTGATCTCACATATTGGGAGAGTGCTGCCAGGATGATTGCTGATGTATCAAAATCGGACAAGATCGTGGTTGAGAAATCGACCGTGCCTGTGAAAACAGCTGAGGCAATTGAGAGGATTCTGACTCACAATAGGAAAGGcatcaatttcacaattctgTCAAACCCTGAGTTTCTTGCTGAGGGTACAGCAATTGCAGACCTGTTTAAGCCGGATCGAGTCCTCATCGGAGGCAGGGAAACCCCAGAGGGTCAAAAGGCTATTCATTCTCTGAAGAGTGTTTATGCCCATTGGGTTCCTGAGGACAGAATCCTTTGCACCAATTTGTGGTCTGCTGAACTCTCAAAGCTTGCAGCCAATGCTTTCCTGGCCCAGAGGATCTCCTCTGTGAATGCCATGTCGGCGCTTTGCGAGGCAACTGGTGCTGATGTCTCCCAGGTGTCACACTCAATCGGGACAGACTCGAGAATTGGACCAAAGTTCCTGAATGCCAGTGTTGGTTTTGGTGGATCATGCTTCCAGAAGGACATATTGAACTTGGTCTATATCTGTGAGTGCAATGGCCTACCAGAGGTGGCCAATTACTGGAAACAGGTCATCAAGGTGAATGACTACCAGAAAATGCGGTTCGTAAATCGCGTGGTGTCATCAATGTTCAACACAGTCTCAGGGAAGAAGATTGCTGTTTTGGGATTTGCTTTCAAGAAGGACACTGGTGACACTAGGGAGACCCCAGCCATTGATGTGTGCAAGGGCCTTTTGGGAGACAAGGCCAAGTTGAGCATATATGATCCTCAGGTCACTGAGGATCAAATCATGAGGGATTTAGCAATGAAGAAGTTTGATTGGGACCACCCTGCTCATCTTCAACCACTGAGTCCAACTTCCAACAAACAAGTATCTGTGGTTTGGGATGCCTATGAGGCAATCAAGGATGCACATGGCATCTGCGTTATGACTGAGTGGGATGAGTTCAAGAACCTTGATTACCAGAAGGTTTATGACAGCATGCAGAAGCCTGCATTCATTTTCGATGGCCGCAACGTCGTGGATGTTAACAAGCTGAGGGAAATTGGTTTCATTGTTTACTCCATTGGCAAACCTCTAGATTCATGGCTCAAGGACATGCCTGCAGTggcttaa
- the LOC106797221 gene encoding uncharacterized mitochondrial protein AtMg00820-like has protein sequence MQEVTNPSPCTLPPSSTQHDQQHQQEEVPQQQLRRSGRPHKLNPKYANVGFFACEPQKFEEASKEEVWRKAMDEEIKMIKKNHTWELMQKLEDKEIIGLKWVYKIKYNEDGTIQKHKARLVAKGYSQLPGVDFNETFAPVVCMETIRTVLALAA, from the coding sequence ATGCAAGAAGTAACCAATCCAAGCCCGTGCACACTGCCACCATCATCAACACAGCATGACCAACAACACCAGCAAGAAGAAGTCCCACAACAACAACTTCGAAGATCAGGAAGGCCACACAAACTGAATCCAAAGTATGCAAATGTTGGATTTTTTGCCTGTGAACCTCAAAAGTTTGAGGAAGCATCGAAAGAAGAAGTTTGGAGAAAAGCCATGGACGAGGAAAtcaaaatgataaagaaaaatcatacatgGGAGCTCATGCAAAAACTAGAAGACAAGGAGATCATTGGCCTGAAATgggtttacaaaattaaatataacgaGGATGGAACAATCCAGAAACACAAAGCAAGACTTGTCGCTAAAGGCTATTCACAACTCCCAGGAGTTGATTTCAATGAGACATTTGCTCCCGTTGTGTGCATGGAAACAATCAGAACTGTACTAGCCTTAGCTGCATAG
- the LOC100808384 gene encoding COBW domain-containing protein 1 isoform X3: MEHDEDEVPPLAVQIQGNDDSVYQRSSSVGVTLITGYLGAGKSTLVNHILNTQYGKRIAVILNEFGEEKGVERAMINEGGKGALVEEWVELANGCICCTVKHSLVQALEQLVQRKERLDHILLETTGLANPAPLASVLWLDEQLESEVRLDSIVTVVDAKNLRFQLEEHRGSSSFPEAYFQITFARATHLEALLEESRSLSTKKLRDSGVRTLCMYETRSIDLDKIYIMRPIK; this comes from the exons ATGGAGCACGACGAAGACGAAGTGCCACCTCTTGCTGTTCAGATTCAAGGGAATGATGATTCCGTTTATCAGCGATCTTCTTCTGTTGGGGTCACTCTCATCACCGGTTATCTTGGTGCGGGCAAGTCCACT CTAGTGAATCATATTTTGAACACGCAGTATGGGAAGAGGATTGCTGTCATTTTGAATGAGTTTGGTGAGGAAAAAGGCGTGGAAAGAGCGATGATCAATGAAGGGGGTAAGGGTGCACTGGTTGAAGAATGGGTTGAGCTTGCCAATGGGTGTATATGTTGCACTGTCAAGCATAGTTTGGTTCAAGCACTTGAGCAGCTTGTTCAGAGAAAGGAAAG GCTTGACCATATATTGCTGGAAACCACTGGATTGGCAAATCCGGCTCCTTTGGCATCTGTTCTATGGTTGGATGAACAGTTGGAATCAGAAGTGAGGCTTGATTCTATTGTCACA GTGGTGGATGCTAAAAATTTGCGCTTCCAGCTTGAAGAGCATCGTGGGTCATCTTCATTTCCTGAAGCATATTTTCAGATAACATTTGcg CGTGCCACACATTTAGAGGCATTATTAGAAGAAAGTCGTTCTTTGTCTACCAAAAAGCTTCGTGATAGTGGCGTGAGAACCTTATGCATGTATGAGACACGGTCGATTGATCTTGATAAGATATATATAATGAGACCCATCAAATGA
- the LOC100808384 gene encoding COBW domain-containing protein 1 isoform X4: MEHDEDEVPPLAVQIQGNDDSVYQRSSSVGVTLITGYLGAGKSTLVNHILNTQYGKRIAVILNEFGEEKGVERAMINEGGKGALVEEWVELANGCICCTVKHSLVQALEQLVQRKERLDHILLETTGLANPAPLASVLWLDEQLESEVRLDSIVTVVDAKNLRFQLEEHRGSSSFPEAYFQITFADIIILNKVDLVCAESSGET; this comes from the exons ATGGAGCACGACGAAGACGAAGTGCCACCTCTTGCTGTTCAGATTCAAGGGAATGATGATTCCGTTTATCAGCGATCTTCTTCTGTTGGGGTCACTCTCATCACCGGTTATCTTGGTGCGGGCAAGTCCACT CTAGTGAATCATATTTTGAACACGCAGTATGGGAAGAGGATTGCTGTCATTTTGAATGAGTTTGGTGAGGAAAAAGGCGTGGAAAGAGCGATGATCAATGAAGGGGGTAAGGGTGCACTGGTTGAAGAATGGGTTGAGCTTGCCAATGGGTGTATATGTTGCACTGTCAAGCATAGTTTGGTTCAAGCACTTGAGCAGCTTGTTCAGAGAAAGGAAAG GCTTGACCATATATTGCTGGAAACCACTGGATTGGCAAATCCGGCTCCTTTGGCATCTGTTCTATGGTTGGATGAACAGTTGGAATCAGAAGTGAGGCTTGATTCTATTGTCACA GTGGTGGATGCTAAAAATTTGCGCTTCCAGCTTGAAGAGCATCGTGGGTCATCTTCATTTCCTGAAGCATATTTTCAGATAACATTTGcg GACATTATAATTCTTAACAAGGTTGATTTGGTATGTGCAGAGAGCTCTGGAGAAACTTGA
- the LOC100808384 gene encoding COBW domain-containing protein 1 isoform X1 has protein sequence MEHDEDEVPPLAVQIQGNDDSVYQRSSSVGVTLITGYLGAGKSTLVNHILNTQYGKRIAVILNEFGEEKGVERAMINEGGKGALVEEWVELANGCICCTVKHSLVQALEQLVQRKERLDHILLETTGLANPAPLASVLWLDEQLESEVRLDSIVTVVDAKNLRFQLEEHRGSSSFPEAYFQITFARALEKLEEEIHSINSLAEIIHSVRCQVELSKILNLCCFSFQRATHLEALLEESRSLSTKKLRDSGVRTLCMYETRSIDLDKIYIMRPIK, from the exons ATGGAGCACGACGAAGACGAAGTGCCACCTCTTGCTGTTCAGATTCAAGGGAATGATGATTCCGTTTATCAGCGATCTTCTTCTGTTGGGGTCACTCTCATCACCGGTTATCTTGGTGCGGGCAAGTCCACT CTAGTGAATCATATTTTGAACACGCAGTATGGGAAGAGGATTGCTGTCATTTTGAATGAGTTTGGTGAGGAAAAAGGCGTGGAAAGAGCGATGATCAATGAAGGGGGTAAGGGTGCACTGGTTGAAGAATGGGTTGAGCTTGCCAATGGGTGTATATGTTGCACTGTCAAGCATAGTTTGGTTCAAGCACTTGAGCAGCTTGTTCAGAGAAAGGAAAG GCTTGACCATATATTGCTGGAAACCACTGGATTGGCAAATCCGGCTCCTTTGGCATCTGTTCTATGGTTGGATGAACAGTTGGAATCAGAAGTGAGGCTTGATTCTATTGTCACA GTGGTGGATGCTAAAAATTTGCGCTTCCAGCTTGAAGAGCATCGTGGGTCATCTTCATTTCCTGAAGCATATTTTCAGATAACATTTGcg AGAGCTCTGGAGAAACTTGAGGAGGAAATACATAGCATTAACTCTCTTGCAGAGATAATACATTCTGTCCGATGTCAAGTTGAATTGTCTAAGATATTGAACCTTTGCTGTTTCTCTTTTCAGCGTGCCACACATTTAGAGGCATTATTAGAAGAAAGTCGTTCTTTGTCTACCAAAAAGCTTCGTGATAGTGGCGTGAGAACCTTATGCATGTATGAGACACGGTCGATTGATCTTGATAAGATATATATAATGAGACCCATCAAATGA
- the LOC100808384 gene encoding COBW domain-containing protein 1 isoform X2, producing MEHDEDEVPPLAVQIQGNDDSVYQRSSSVGVTLITGYLGAGKSTYGKRIAVILNEFGEEKGVERAMINEGGKGALVEEWVELANGCICCTVKHSLVQALEQLVQRKERLDHILLETTGLANPAPLASVLWLDEQLESEVRLDSIVTVVDAKNLRFQLEEHRGSSSFPEAYFQITFARALEKLEEEIHSINSLAEIIHSVRCQVELSKILNLCCFSFQRATHLEALLEESRSLSTKKLRDSGVRTLCMYETRSIDLDKIYIMRPIK from the exons ATGGAGCACGACGAAGACGAAGTGCCACCTCTTGCTGTTCAGATTCAAGGGAATGATGATTCCGTTTATCAGCGATCTTCTTCTGTTGGGGTCACTCTCATCACCGGTTATCTTGGTGCGGGCAAGTCCACT TATGGGAAGAGGATTGCTGTCATTTTGAATGAGTTTGGTGAGGAAAAAGGCGTGGAAAGAGCGATGATCAATGAAGGGGGTAAGGGTGCACTGGTTGAAGAATGGGTTGAGCTTGCCAATGGGTGTATATGTTGCACTGTCAAGCATAGTTTGGTTCAAGCACTTGAGCAGCTTGTTCAGAGAAAGGAAAG GCTTGACCATATATTGCTGGAAACCACTGGATTGGCAAATCCGGCTCCTTTGGCATCTGTTCTATGGTTGGATGAACAGTTGGAATCAGAAGTGAGGCTTGATTCTATTGTCACA GTGGTGGATGCTAAAAATTTGCGCTTCCAGCTTGAAGAGCATCGTGGGTCATCTTCATTTCCTGAAGCATATTTTCAGATAACATTTGcg AGAGCTCTGGAGAAACTTGAGGAGGAAATACATAGCATTAACTCTCTTGCAGAGATAATACATTCTGTCCGATGTCAAGTTGAATTGTCTAAGATATTGAACCTTTGCTGTTTCTCTTTTCAGCGTGCCACACATTTAGAGGCATTATTAGAAGAAAGTCGTTCTTTGTCTACCAAAAAGCTTCGTGATAGTGGCGTGAGAACCTTATGCATGTATGAGACACGGTCGATTGATCTTGATAAGATATATATAATGAGACCCATCAAATGA